One Cupriavidus pauculus genomic window, TTTGGCCTGCTCGATACCATACACGAGATTCCGCGGGCTCGCCGGACGGCACAAAGCCACCAGAAGCCTTGCTCGAAACCGATATGTTACCAGCTTGTCAAATTTCAAGACCCCCGCCTGAACCCGCACCGGGTAAGGCACTCACGGTTCAGATTGTGCCAAGATTCGACGCCGGCCGTGAAACATTGTTTTAATCGGATCGAGAGTTTTGGCCAATCGCCATGCGCATTCCAGGCGCGTTGCCTGCCGCAGGGATTTCCCTGAATATGGGGCGGCTTGCATGCTCTAGAATGCACTTATAGTGTTCACTTACCGAGGCTAGCCGACATGACTCCCGACTCCCCCGAATCCCGCGAGCGAGCAGTGGAAGACAGGCCCGACGCCGCGCACCTTGGCGATGCGCTGGCGCATCTGAATACTGCCGTCGAATCCAACAGCATCGCCACGGGCGCTGCCCGAGGCCTGGTCTACAGCGTGATGGAAACGCTCGGCACGCTGATCGGCGACCCGGATCTGCCCGAGCATGCGCGCTCGGGCTACGAAGGCCTGCTGGAAACGGCGCGCGAGATCCGCGCGCGGCTCGAAGGCACGGATCGTTGAGCGTTGCGCAAGCCGGGCCGACGGCCCGGTGCGCCCCCGCCTGCCCGCAACCCTGCCCGCCGCCTTACCTCCCCCACTTGCCTCTCGTTTGCCCCTTACGTGCCGCTTACGTGCCCCTTGCCCGCGCCGACACCCGGCCCCATCATCCACTGCTGTAAACTTTTGCGCCCGACGCCAACCGGCCCGCTGTCCCGCACGACGCATCGCGCGGGACAGCGGGCCTGCTGTTTGACATGACCCGGCTTCTGTTTCCTCCCGGCCCCGCCTTCCTCGAGCAGGCCGCCGTCTCCGCCTGGCACTTCCTCGACCACTGCGGCCCGCTCGCGGCGGCGGCGCATGTGGTCGTGCCCACGGCCGCGCAGATTCCCGGAGTGCGGGCCGCGCTCGACGCCGCCGCGCGCGCGGGCGGCGCGCCGCGGCTGCTGCCGCGCGTGGTGACGCTCGGCCACTGGCTGCAGGACCTGCCGCCCGATCTCGAGACCGAGCCGCTGCCCGTGCGCAGCCATGCGGCGCGGCTGCTGTCGGTGCAGCAGGCGATTCGCTCGCAGGAATGGCTGCGGGCCTCGTTCGGGGCACAGACCGAGGCGGCCGCGTGGGGACTCGCGCAGACGCTGCTGTCGATCAGCGACGAGCTCAGCGCGCGGTGGCTCGAGGATGCGGCCGTGCGGGACGACGACGAGATTCCCGGTGACGATCGGGCCGAGCTGCTGCAGGGGGCGCTGGAGCGCACCTATGCGCATCTGTCGACGCGCTTTCTCGGGCAGGAGGCCCAGATCGTGCTGGCGTTCTGGCAGCAGTTGTCGGGGCCCGACGATCCGTTGCCCGCGCGGCGGCGGGCGTTGCAGCGGCTGGCGGCGACGATCGACGGGCCGGTGATCTGGATCGCGCCGACACCGCCGGTGCCCGTCGAGGCCGTGTTTCTGGCCCGTGCGGCCGAGCAGGTGCCGACGCTGGAGATTGGCTACGACTGGTCGGGCGGGGCGGACGATGCCGTGCCCGATTGGTATGGCACGCTGCTCGCGCTATGGCCCGAGGCGCGTCGCGCGCCGGACGTGGAGGAAGGCGAGGAGGATGGCTACGCCGATGCCGGTCCCGACTTCCGCGATGGCGACGAACGCGGCCCCGTCACGGGCATGGACATGGGCACGGGCACCCGCGCGGCCGCACGCCACGCGACGCTGCCCGACATCCTGCCGGCGCAGCGTCCGTCGGTACGCGTGATCGGCAGCGCGCGCTTCGAGGACGAGGCGATTGCCGCGGCCGACCAGCTCGTCGCATGGCTCAACGAAGGCCGCCGGCACGTCGCGCTGGTCGCGCACGACCGGATCGTCGCGCGGCGCGTGCGCGCGCTGCTCGCGCGGGCCGGCGCGCCCGTGCGCGACGAGACCGGTTGGAAGCTGTCGACCACGCGCGCGGCGGCAGCCCTGATGCGATGGTTCGACGTGCTCGCGCGCGATGGCGACACCGGCGCGTTGCTGGACCTGCTCAAGAGCCCATTCTGTTTGCCCGACGCCCCGCATCGCGGCGCGGCGATCGCGCTGATCGAACGACAGATCCGCCGCGAGACGATCACGGGCGGATGGCAGCGGCTGCGGCACCTGCTGCCTGCGCGAGAGGACGAACGCGAGGCGGCCGGCGACGGCGCTTCCGCTGCCGATGCTGACGCCGCCGATGCCGACGCCGCGCGGGCCGAGCGCGAGGCGCGGGCCGCGGCGCGGGCGATCATTGCGCAGCTGGCCGACGAAGCCGCCCAATGGCCGCGCGGCCATGCGCAGCAGCCGCTGTCGGTCTGGCTCGCGCGCCTCGACGCCATGCTCGACGCGCTCGCGATGCGCGAAGCGCTCGCCGCCGACGATGCCGGCCGGCAGATGCTCGACGCCCTCGCGCGTCTCGCCGAGTTGCCCGGCGACGAAACCGGCGCGCATGCCACGC contains:
- a CDS encoding PD-(D/E)XK nuclease family protein, whose amino-acid sequence is MTRLLFPPGPAFLEQAAVSAWHFLDHCGPLAAAAHVVVPTAAQIPGVRAALDAAARAGGAPRLLPRVVTLGHWLQDLPPDLETEPLPVRSHAARLLSVQQAIRSQEWLRASFGAQTEAAAWGLAQTLLSISDELSARWLEDAAVRDDDEIPGDDRAELLQGALERTYAHLSTRFLGQEAQIVLAFWQQLSGPDDPLPARRRALQRLAATIDGPVIWIAPTPPVPVEAVFLARAAEQVPTLEIGYDWSGGADDAVPDWYGTLLALWPEARRAPDVEEGEEDGYADAGPDFRDGDERGPVTGMDMGTGTRAAARHATLPDILPAQRPSVRVIGSARFEDEAIAAADQLVAWLNEGRRHVALVAHDRIVARRVRALLARAGAPVRDETGWKLSTTRAAAALMRWFDVLARDGDTGALLDLLKSPFCLPDAPHRGAAIALIERQIRRETITGGWQRLRHLLPAREDEREAAGDGASAADADAADADAARAEREARAAARAIIAQLADEAAQWPRGHAQQPLSVWLARLDAMLDALAMREALAADDAGRQMLDALARLAELPGDETGAHATLAQHEFRAMLSAILESVAYKEPSEPSTSRITILPLNGARMRRFDGVVVVGCDDAQLPSSAAELMFFSNQMRRELDLEDREARFAQQARDLAEVLLNNDDVVLTWQKVGARGEPHHVSGWIERLSACCRRAGAPIEASAAPRAFEAEARPARMPAPSAPERVPARWSAAAYNMLRRCPYQFFAGRMLGLAGLEDMSDDLEKRDIGTLLHRVLHRYHQEMRDRDERDNERRLARLREISEHEFGALIRDDGNALGYYWRWREVLPSYVQWQAAREAEGWHWQGGEIDVSVDIAMEDGVPLRLTGRIDRIDAGADGSRAVLDYKTQSALRLRKKAGDVEEDCQLPFYGLLRADAHAGSWVALEGVKEGGREPAGQQREVDLPDFDAAVDHLARQLRQDVIRLRRGAKLAAFGDASACTYCEARGLCRKGFWESTALPDLT